The Drosophila innubila isolate TH190305 chromosome 3R unlocalized genomic scaffold, UK_Dinn_1.0 2_E_3R, whole genome shotgun sequence genome has a segment encoding these proteins:
- the LOC117791008 gene encoding dynein light chain roadblock-type 2: MNRMLEDVIHKNAANTERITAENTLGYVVSDNSTGSVAATSFDNTTAQGIVKHMNGQLVGVVQSAIRDLDPSNKLCYLRVATRKFEYLVAPEDVFTITVLQ; this comes from the coding sequence ATGAATCGCATGCTGGAGGATGTGATCCATAAGAACGCCGCGAACACGGAGCGCATAACTGCCGAGAATACATTGGGCTATGTGGTGTCTGATAATAGCACCGGAAGTGTGGCAGCAACTTCTTTTGATAATACCACCGCTCAGGGCATTGTGAAGCACATGAATGGACAACTCGTTGGTGTAGTACAGAGCGCCATTCGAGATCTAGATCCGTCAAATAAACTCTGCTATTTACGTGTGGCAACACGCAAGTTTGAATATCTTGTTGCCCCAGAGGATGTATTCACCATAACCGTATTGCAGTGA